A single genomic interval of Streptomyces graminofaciens harbors:
- a CDS encoding acyl carrier protein, producing MTIETQDPIFDTVCGVISRIAKVPPETVRADAPVSGLQNVDSIVLLEIIVTVENELDIEIDEAELFEIDTVGEFVAACRRLVAAP from the coding sequence ATGACCATCGAGACCCAGGACCCCATTTTCGACACGGTGTGCGGCGTCATCTCGCGGATCGCGAAGGTACCGCCCGAGACGGTGCGCGCCGACGCGCCCGTCAGCGGACTGCAGAACGTCGACTCGATCGTCCTGCTGGAAATCATCGTCACGGTCGAGAACGAGCTCGACATCGAGATCGACGAGGCCGAGCTCTTCGAGATCGACACCGTCGGAGAGTTCGTGGCCGCGTGCCGACGGCTCGTCGCCGCGCCCTGA
- a CDS encoding LysM peptidoglycan-binding domain-containing protein, which translates to MSTPRPEVGGPYTVQEGDTITEIAFLAYGDARRYVDLAEHNKDVPGFAPARLRSGLVITIPEPDYLPRPSGLGGMRGGAGQTFALRDGRSADRSADGGER; encoded by the coding sequence ATGAGCACACCCCGGCCGGAGGTCGGCGGCCCGTACACGGTGCAGGAGGGGGACACGATCACCGAGATCGCCTTCCTGGCCTACGGCGACGCGCGCCGCTACGTGGACCTGGCCGAGCACAACAAGGACGTACCCGGATTCGCCCCGGCCCGGCTGCGGTCAGGCCTTGTGATCACCATTCCGGAACCCGACTACCTGCCCCGCCCCAGCGGCCTGGGCGGCATGCGAGGCGGCGCGGGACAGACGTTCGCGCTGCGGGACGGCCGCTCGGCGGACCGCTCGGCGGACGGAGGAGAGCGATGA